In Massilia forsythiae, one DNA window encodes the following:
- a CDS encoding TonB-dependent receptor yields the protein MNLFANQRSGSRAFALSPVAAGCAVFMALAGQAAYAQDNTSAGTTANTEAAAATGATNSGVTTVKVTGIRRGIEAAISVKKNNDSIVEAISAEDIGKLPDQSIAESISRLPGLTAQRDIHGNASVISIRGMSPDFSTGLLNGREQVSTGDSRSIEFDQYPGELLSGVVIYKTPDANLVGQGLSGTVDLQTVRPLDFSKRTMAVNYRREKSGLGMDKKGHGNRFTFSYIDQFADRQVGIAFGFARLQGVGGDTSRFESWGNGTTTYQGRTVNVPYNGFNAFTETYSQERNGFMGVVQYRPSKTFSSTVDLFYSKYDRNTRNRGIQMPLNDTTSNAYDQPGQLINATLSGNNVTSGSFNNVRAVLRNDVEAWSDTTKSIGWNNKLKLDQDWTASLDLSFNSAERSGINIETYGSGTSFDTVGFTAGSRNFTTQLNYADPNTVRLTDPQGWGGADIQAGYVKFPHVYDKLNAVRFDVSRDLPDGWFFSKLSAGVNKSNRSKTREYTENLASIKGTTSPFASAPYPSGSGSGMAGDTGINVITFDPVASLNDVYTLRGKQHPDIFNKDWIVSEDVSTAFAKLGIDSQLGAIPVRGALGAQLVHTKQDSTAYSVDTNGGSGDTSRPTGSFKDGTSYNDFLPSLNLIGDLGSQQSLRFSLSKIMARPTLNDMRASSSFGYDTTRQQFSGSGGNPKLKPFRAKAIDVSYEKYWDSKAYVSAAVFYKKLDTYIVNAGQTYDFTPRLLPTSFQAPTNIGIYTSPVNGSGGNLKGVELAASLPLNLVTRYLDGFGVVVNGSQNSSAVSLPNTANGGSGTMDLPGLSKRVASLTVYYEKNGFSARAAERYRSDFIGEVATNTGDRELTYIQGEKVVDLQFGYEIQDGPAKGLSLLVQMNNVNDSHFIRYRQTKDNVIEDRRFGRSVMVGLNYKL from the coding sequence ATGAACCTTTTCGCAAACCAGCGCTCGGGTAGCCGCGCTTTCGCCCTGAGCCCGGTCGCAGCAGGCTGCGCCGTCTTCATGGCCCTGGCAGGCCAGGCCGCCTACGCGCAGGACAACACGTCTGCCGGCACCACCGCCAACACCGAAGCTGCCGCCGCCACCGGCGCCACCAATTCCGGCGTCACCACCGTCAAGGTGACGGGCATCCGCCGCGGTATCGAAGCTGCGATTTCCGTCAAGAAGAACAACGATTCCATCGTCGAGGCGATTTCCGCCGAAGACATCGGCAAGCTGCCGGACCAGTCGATCGCCGAATCGATCTCGCGCCTGCCGGGCCTGACCGCCCAGCGCGACATCCACGGCAATGCATCGGTGATCTCGATCCGCGGCATGTCCCCGGACTTCTCGACCGGCCTGCTGAACGGCCGCGAGCAGGTGTCGACCGGCGACAGCCGCAGCATCGAATTCGACCAGTACCCGGGCGAGCTGCTGTCCGGCGTGGTCATCTACAAGACCCCGGACGCCAACCTGGTCGGCCAGGGCCTGTCGGGCACCGTCGACCTGCAGACCGTGCGTCCGCTGGACTTCAGCAAGCGCACCATGGCGGTCAACTACCGCCGCGAGAAGAGCGGCCTGGGCATGGACAAGAAAGGCCACGGCAACCGCTTCACCTTCTCGTACATCGACCAGTTCGCCGACCGCCAGGTCGGCATCGCCTTCGGCTTCGCGCGCCTGCAGGGCGTGGGCGGCGACACCAGCCGCTTCGAATCGTGGGGCAACGGCACCACCACCTACCAGGGCCGCACCGTGAACGTGCCGTACAACGGCTTCAATGCGTTCACCGAGACCTATTCGCAGGAGCGCAACGGCTTCATGGGCGTGGTCCAGTACCGTCCGAGCAAGACCTTCAGCAGCACCGTCGACTTGTTCTACTCGAAGTACGACCGCAACACCCGCAACCGCGGCATCCAGATGCCGCTGAACGACACCACCAGCAATGCCTACGACCAGCCGGGCCAGCTGATCAACGCGACCCTGTCGGGCAACAACGTCACCTCGGGCAGCTTCAACAACGTGCGCGCCGTGCTGCGCAACGACGTCGAAGCCTGGAGCGACACCACCAAGTCGATCGGCTGGAACAACAAGCTCAAGCTGGACCAGGACTGGACCGCCAGCCTCGACCTGTCGTTCAACTCGGCCGAGCGCTCGGGCATCAACATCGAGACCTACGGCAGCGGCACCAGCTTCGACACCGTCGGCTTCACCGCCGGCAGCCGCAACTTCACCACGCAGCTGAACTATGCCGACCCGAACACCGTGCGCCTGACCGACCCGCAGGGCTGGGGCGGCGCCGACATCCAGGCCGGCTACGTCAAGTTCCCGCACGTGTACGACAAGCTGAACGCGGTGCGCTTCGACGTCTCGCGCGACCTGCCGGACGGCTGGTTCTTCAGCAAGCTGAGCGCCGGCGTGAACAAGTCGAATCGTTCCAAGACCCGCGAGTACACCGAGAACCTGGCGTCGATCAAGGGCACCACCAGCCCGTTCGCCAGCGCCCCGTACCCGAGCGGCAGCGGTTCGGGCATGGCCGGCGATACCGGCATCAACGTGATCACCTTCGACCCGGTCGCCAGCCTGAACGACGTCTACACCCTGCGCGGCAAGCAGCACCCGGACATCTTCAACAAGGACTGGATCGTCAGCGAAGACGTCTCCACCGCCTTCGCCAAGCTGGGCATCGATTCGCAACTGGGCGCGATCCCGGTGCGCGGCGCGCTGGGCGCGCAACTGGTGCACACCAAGCAGGATTCGACCGCGTACTCGGTCGACACCAACGGCGGCAGCGGCGATACCAGCCGTCCGACCGGTTCCTTCAAGGACGGCACCAGCTACAACGACTTCCTGCCGAGCCTGAACCTGATCGGCGACCTGGGCAGCCAGCAATCGCTGCGTTTCTCGCTGTCGAAGATCATGGCCCGTCCGACCCTGAACGACATGCGCGCCTCGAGCAGCTTCGGCTACGACACCACCCGCCAGCAGTTCAGCGGCAGCGGCGGCAACCCGAAACTGAAGCCGTTCCGCGCCAAGGCGATCGACGTCTCGTACGAGAAATACTGGGACAGCAAGGCCTACGTCAGCGCAGCGGTGTTCTACAAGAAGCTCGACACCTACATCGTGAACGCCGGCCAGACCTATGACTTCACGCCGCGCCTGCTGCCGACCTCGTTCCAGGCGCCGACCAACATCGGTATCTATACCTCGCCGGTGAACGGCTCGGGCGGCAACCTGAAGGGCGTGGAACTGGCGGCATCGCTGCCGCTGAACCTGGTGACCCGCTACCTCGACGGTTTCGGCGTGGTGGTCAACGGTTCGCAGAACAGCAGCGCGGTCTCGCTGCCGAACACCGCCAACGGCGGCTCGGGCACGATGGACCTGCCGGGCCTGTCCAAGCGCGTGGCCAGCCTGACCGTGTACTACGAGAAGAACGGCTTCTCGGCGCGTGCGGCCGAGCGCTATCGTTCGGACTTCATCGGCGAAGTCGCCACTAACACCGGCGACCGCGAGCTGACCTACATCCAGGGCGAGAAAGTGGTCGACCTGCAGTTCGGCTACGAGATCCAGGACGGTCCGGCCAAAGGCCTGTCGCTGCTGGTGCAGATGAACAACGTGAACGACTCGCACTTCATCCGCTACCGCCAGACCAAGGACAACGTCATCGAAGACCGCCGCTTCGGCCGCTCGGTGATGGTCGGCCTGAACTACAAGCTGTAA
- a CDS encoding tryptophan halogenase family protein, protein MTHQTPLHNIVIVGGGTAGWMAAASLSRLLKNRYAIRLVESDEISTVGVGESTIPMIRLFNNALGINEDEFVRETRATFKLGIEFEDWNRVGERYMHGFGRFGQDLGTLDFFQYWLRAHQAGRAPDLEHYSINRMAARAGKFMRPSNEVANSPLADIVYAFHLDAGLYARYLRRYAEAHGVLRTEGKVVEVRQRAGDGFIEALVMQNGERIEGDLFLDCSGFRGLLIEQTLQTGFEDWSHWLPCDRAWAVPCELSNDLLPYTRATARPAGWQWRIGLQHRTGNGHVYASRFMSDDEAASILMNNLDGAPLAEPRMLRFTAGKRNKVWNRNVVALGLASGFLEPLESTSIHLVQATLSRLMALFPDGGFDQADIDEFNRQSDFEVERIRDFLILHYHATERADTPFWDHCRTMDIPDSLRRKLDLYRSHGRVVRENNELFTEIGWQQVLHGQGIRAGAAHPLAGLLDERELADFLGRIENVVGKCVGVMPSHREFIAAIAAAKR, encoded by the coding sequence ATGACCCACCAGACCCCCTTGCACAACATCGTCATCGTCGGCGGCGGCACCGCCGGCTGGATGGCCGCCGCTTCCCTCTCGCGCCTGCTGAAGAACCGCTACGCCATCCGCCTGGTCGAGTCGGACGAGATTTCCACCGTCGGCGTGGGCGAATCGACGATCCCGATGATCCGCCTGTTCAACAACGCCCTCGGCATCAACGAGGACGAGTTCGTGCGCGAGACCAGGGCGACCTTCAAGCTCGGTATCGAGTTCGAGGACTGGAATAGGGTAGGCGAGCGCTACATGCACGGCTTCGGCCGCTTCGGGCAAGACCTGGGCACGCTCGACTTTTTCCAGTACTGGCTGCGCGCGCACCAGGCCGGCCGGGCGCCGGACCTGGAGCATTACTCGATCAACCGCATGGCGGCGCGCGCCGGCAAGTTCATGCGCCCGTCGAACGAGGTGGCGAATTCGCCGCTGGCCGATATCGTGTACGCCTTCCACCTCGATGCCGGCCTGTACGCGCGCTACCTGCGCCGCTACGCCGAGGCGCACGGCGTGCTGCGCACCGAGGGCAAGGTGGTCGAGGTGCGCCAGCGCGCGGGCGACGGTTTTATCGAGGCGCTGGTGATGCAGAACGGCGAGCGCATCGAAGGCGATTTGTTCCTCGACTGCTCGGGCTTCCGCGGACTGCTGATCGAGCAGACCCTGCAGACCGGCTTCGAGGACTGGAGCCACTGGCTGCCGTGCGACCGCGCCTGGGCGGTGCCGTGCGAACTGTCGAATGATCTTTTGCCGTACACGCGCGCGACCGCGCGCCCGGCCGGCTGGCAATGGCGCATCGGCTTGCAGCACCGCACCGGCAACGGCCACGTGTATGCCAGCCGCTTCATGAGCGACGACGAGGCGGCGTCGATCCTGATGAATAACCTGGACGGCGCGCCGCTGGCCGAGCCGCGCATGTTGCGCTTCACGGCCGGCAAGCGCAACAAGGTGTGGAACAGGAACGTGGTGGCGCTCGGGCTGGCGTCCGGCTTCCTGGAGCCGCTGGAATCGACCTCGATCCACCTGGTGCAGGCGACGCTGTCGCGCCTGATGGCATTGTTCCCGGACGGCGGCTTCGACCAGGCCGACATCGACGAATTCAACCGCCAGAGCGACTTCGAGGTCGAGCGCATCCGCGACTTCCTGATCCTGCACTACCACGCCACCGAGCGCGCCGACACGCCGTTCTGGGACCATTGCCGCACGATGGATATTCCAGATTCGCTGCGCCGCAAGCTGGACCTGTACCGCAGCCATGGCCGGGTGGTGCGGGAAAACAACGAATTGTTTACCGAAATCGGCTGGCAGCAGGTGCTGCACGGGCAGGGGATCCGCGCCGGCGCGGCGCATCCGCTGGCCGGCCTGCTCGATGAGCGCGAGCTGGCCGATTTCCTCGGTAGGATCGAGAACGTGGTCGGCAAATGCGTCGGCGTGATGCCGTCGCACCGGGAATTCATCGCGGCGATCGCGGCGGCCAAACGGTAA
- a CDS encoding DEAD/DEAH box helicase, with product MLDTPLQTFADLNIPAPILKALKDVGYETPSPIQAATIPLLMEGRDVLGQAQTGTGKTAAFALPVLAQIDTKLTAPQALVLAPTRELAIQVAEAFQSYAAHIKGFHVLPIYGGQSYGPQLSALRRGVHVVVGTPGRVIDHIEKGSLDLSQLKTLILDEADEMLRMGFIDDVEQILQQTPESRQTTLFSATMPPAIKRIAKTYLRDPQEVTVAAKTGTAENITQRYWLVAGLQKLEALTRILEAEPFDGMIIFARTKLGTEELAAKLQARGFAAAAINGDMAQQQRERTIDQLKNGKIDILVATDVAARGLDVERISHVINYDVPSDPESYTHRIGRTGRAGRSGDAILFITPRERGMLKAIERATRQPVSQLTLPTIKAVNEVRIARFKEQIGEALAAGGLDVFRSLIEDYEREQNVPAIDIAAALAKLYRGEEPLLIEKPDREPKPAAEWREREGSEGRAERPVRAARESFGDERAPRAPREGREGFGQARPDEGRGGFKKERVARAPEAGMATYRIEVGHAHGVKPGNIVGAIANEGGIASKEIGRIEIYDDFSTLDMPADLPNDLVDHLKKVWVAGQQLAITRDGEAPPEKKPAKRKFADKKPHRKG from the coding sequence ATGCTTGACACTCCGCTCCAGACGTTTGCCGACCTGAACATTCCCGCGCCCATCCTCAAGGCGTTGAAGGACGTCGGCTACGAAACGCCATCGCCCATCCAGGCCGCCACCATCCCGCTGCTGATGGAAGGCCGCGACGTGCTGGGGCAGGCGCAGACCGGCACCGGCAAGACCGCCGCCTTCGCCCTGCCGGTGCTGGCGCAGATCGATACCAAGCTGACCGCGCCGCAGGCGCTGGTGCTGGCGCCGACGCGCGAGCTGGCGATCCAGGTGGCCGAGGCGTTCCAGAGCTACGCCGCGCACATCAAGGGTTTCCACGTGCTGCCGATCTACGGCGGCCAGAGCTATGGCCCGCAACTGTCGGCGCTGCGCCGCGGCGTGCACGTGGTGGTGGGCACCCCGGGCCGCGTGATCGACCACATCGAAAAGGGTTCGCTCGACCTGTCGCAGCTGAAGACGCTGATCCTCGACGAGGCCGACGAAATGCTGCGCATGGGCTTCATCGACGACGTCGAGCAGATCCTGCAGCAGACTCCGGAAAGCCGCCAGACCACGCTGTTCTCGGCCACCATGCCGCCGGCCATCAAGCGCATCGCCAAGACCTACCTGCGCGATCCGCAGGAAGTCACGGTGGCCGCCAAGACCGGCACCGCCGAGAACATCACCCAGCGCTACTGGCTGGTGGCCGGCCTGCAGAAGCTGGAAGCGCTGACCCGCATCCTGGAAGCCGAGCCCTTCGACGGCATGATCATCTTCGCGCGCACCAAGCTGGGTACCGAGGAACTGGCGGCCAAGCTGCAGGCGCGCGGCTTCGCGGCCGCCGCCATCAACGGCGACATGGCCCAGCAACAGCGCGAGCGCACCATCGACCAGCTCAAGAACGGCAAGATCGACATCCTGGTCGCCACCGACGTCGCCGCGCGCGGCCTGGACGTCGAACGCATCAGCCACGTGATCAACTACGACGTGCCGTCCGACCCGGAAAGCTACACCCACCGCATCGGCCGCACCGGCCGCGCCGGCCGCAGCGGCGATGCGATCCTGTTCATCACCCCGCGCGAACGCGGCATGCTCAAGGCGATCGAGCGCGCCACGCGCCAGCCGGTGTCGCAACTGACGCTGCCGACCATCAAGGCGGTCAACGAGGTGCGCATCGCGCGCTTCAAGGAGCAGATCGGCGAGGCCCTGGCCGCCGGCGGCCTGGACGTGTTCCGTTCGCTGATCGAAGACTACGAGCGCGAGCAGAACGTGCCGGCGATCGACATCGCCGCCGCGCTGGCCAAGCTGTACCGCGGCGAGGAGCCGCTGCTGATCGAAAAGCCGGACCGCGAGCCGAAGCCCGCCGCCGAATGGCGCGAGCGCGAGGGTAGCGAAGGCCGCGCCGAGCGTCCGGTGCGTGCCGCACGCGAAAGCTTCGGCGACGAGCGTGCACCGCGCGCGCCGCGCGAGGGCAGGGAAGGCTTCGGCCAGGCCCGACCGGACGAAGGACGCGGCGGCTTCAAGAAGGAACGCGTGGCGCGCGCGCCGGAAGCCGGCATGGCCACCTACCGCATCGAGGTCGGCCACGCGCACGGCGTCAAGCCGGGCAACATCGTCGGCGCCATCGCCAACGAGGGTGGCATCGCGTCCAAGGAAATCGGCCGCATCGAGATCTACGACGACTTCAGCACGCTGGACATGCCGGCCGACCTGCCCAACGACCTGGTCGACCACCTGAAGAAGGTCTGGGTCGCCGGCCAGCAGCTGGCCATCACCCGCGACGGCGAGGCGCCGCCGGAAAAGAAGCCGGCCAAGCGCAAGTTCGCCGACAAGAAGCCCCATCGCAAGGGGTGA
- a CDS encoding MFS transporter, which yields MDMQTNTLKPRLSFWQLWNMSFGFFGIQFGFALQNANTSRIFATLGASPDDLPTFWLAAPVTGLLVQPIIGYLSDNTWHPTWGRRRPFFFLGAVLAAIALFLMPNSSAVWMAVLLLWMMDAAINVSMEPFRAFVGDKLDASQQTAGFAMQTFFIGCGAVIASLLPMFFSDVMGVSNVPVDGAIPDSVRYSFYIGGLVFLLAVSWTVFSADELPPPDMARFQAQRRHARNFGVALREIVGGFAHMPKTMVQLAFVQFFTWIALFSLWIYTGSAVADNVYHTVDAQSAAYQEAGNWVGIMFAVYSGVSALAAFILPVLARATSRKTCHTVCLAIGGLSLASLFFITDKHMLMVPMIGVGIAWASILTMPYAILAGALPASRMGYYMGLFNFFVVIPQIVSGLLLGFLTKHLFEGHTVRTLVLGGACMLLAAVLTTFVTDNAKQAGAK from the coding sequence ATGGACATGCAAACAAACACGCTCAAGCCGCGCCTGTCGTTCTGGCAGCTGTGGAACATGAGCTTCGGCTTCTTCGGCATCCAGTTCGGCTTCGCGCTGCAGAACGCCAACACCAGCCGCATCTTCGCCACCCTCGGCGCTTCCCCCGACGACCTGCCGACCTTCTGGCTGGCCGCGCCGGTCACCGGCCTGCTGGTGCAGCCGATCATCGGCTACCTGAGCGACAACACCTGGCACCCGACCTGGGGCCGGCGCCGTCCATTCTTCTTCCTGGGCGCGGTGCTGGCCGCCATCGCCCTGTTCCTGATGCCCAACTCCAGTGCCGTGTGGATGGCGGTGCTGCTGCTGTGGATGATGGACGCCGCCATCAACGTCTCGATGGAGCCGTTCCGCGCCTTCGTCGGCGACAAGCTGGACGCCTCGCAGCAGACCGCCGGCTTCGCCATGCAGACCTTCTTCATCGGCTGCGGCGCGGTGATCGCCTCGCTGCTGCCGATGTTCTTTTCCGACGTGATGGGCGTCTCCAACGTGCCGGTGGACGGTGCGATTCCCGATTCGGTGCGCTATTCGTTCTACATCGGCGGCCTGGTGTTCCTGCTGGCCGTGAGCTGGACCGTGTTCAGCGCCGACGAATTGCCGCCGCCGGACATGGCGCGCTTCCAGGCGCAGCGCCGGCATGCGCGCAATTTCGGCGTGGCGCTGCGCGAGATCGTCGGCGGCTTCGCCCACATGCCGAAGACCATGGTGCAGCTGGCCTTCGTGCAGTTCTTCACCTGGATCGCGCTGTTCTCGCTGTGGATCTACACCGGCTCGGCGGTGGCGGACAACGTCTACCACACCGTCGACGCGCAATCGGCCGCCTACCAGGAAGCCGGCAACTGGGTCGGCATCATGTTCGCGGTGTACAGCGGCGTGTCGGCGCTGGCCGCCTTCATCCTGCCGGTGCTGGCGCGCGCCACCAGCCGCAAGACCTGCCACACCGTGTGCCTGGCGATCGGCGGCCTCAGCCTGGCCAGCCTGTTCTTCATCACCGACAAGCACATGCTGATGGTGCCGATGATCGGCGTCGGCATCGCCTGGGCCAGCATCCTGACCATGCCGTACGCGATCCTGGCGGGCGCGCTGCCGGCCAGCCGCATGGGCTACTACATGGGCCTGTTCAACTTCTTCGTGGTGATCCCGCAGATCGTCAGCGGCCTGCTGCTCGGCTTCCTGACCAAGCACCTGTTCGAGGGCCACACCGTGCGCACGCTGGTGCTGGGCGGCGCGTGCATGCTGCTGGCGGCCGTGCTGACCACCTTCGTCACCGACAACGCCAAGCAGGCCGGGGCGAAATAA
- a CDS encoding alpha-D-glucose phosphate-specific phosphoglucomutase — MTIQTIATTPFAGQRPGTSGLRKKVTEFQQPGYLENFVEAIFLTLGDCSGRTLVLGGDGRFFNREAVQTILRMAAAHKVAKVLVGRGGILSTPAVSCVIRKHGANGGIVLSASHNPGGPDGDFGIKYNIENGGPAPEKITEAIFAHTLTVNAYRISDAGPVDLDRIGTTQLEDMQVEVIDPVADYAELMERLFDFDAIRALFSKGFRMRFDGMSAVSGPYAKAIIEGMLGAPAGTVINGEPREDFGGHHPDPNPVNAAELVALMDGADAPDFGAASDGDGDRNMIVGRRLAVSPSDSLAIIAANATLAPGYRAGLTGIARSMPTSQAADRVAAALGIPCYETPTGWKYFGNLLDAGMATLCGEESYGTGSDHIREKDGLWAVLFWLNLLAATGKSVNQLVEEHWARFGRNYYSRHDYEAVDAEAADQMMGALRGKLAELPGQDLGGYTVQLADDFVYTDPVDNSVATRQGVRIVMTDGSRVVLRLSGTGTEGATVRIYLERYEADPARHGLDTQAALAPLIAIAEQLSALKARTGRQQPSVVT, encoded by the coding sequence ATGACGATACAAACCATCGCAACCACGCCATTCGCCGGGCAGCGTCCCGGCACGTCGGGGCTGCGCAAGAAGGTGACCGAGTTCCAGCAGCCCGGCTATCTCGAGAACTTCGTCGAGGCGATCTTCCTGACGCTGGGCGATTGCAGCGGCCGCACCCTGGTGCTGGGCGGCGACGGCCGCTTCTTCAACCGCGAGGCGGTGCAGACCATCCTGCGCATGGCTGCCGCCCACAAGGTGGCGAAAGTGCTGGTCGGCCGCGGCGGCATCCTGTCCACGCCGGCGGTCAGCTGCGTGATCCGCAAGCACGGCGCCAACGGCGGCATCGTGCTGTCGGCCAGCCACAACCCGGGCGGCCCGGACGGCGACTTCGGCATCAAGTACAACATCGAGAACGGCGGCCCGGCGCCGGAAAAGATCACCGAGGCGATCTTCGCGCACACGCTCACCGTCAACGCCTACCGCATCAGCGACGCCGGCCCGGTCGACCTCGACCGCATCGGCACGACGCAGCTGGAAGACATGCAGGTCGAGGTGATCGACCCGGTGGCCGACTACGCCGAACTGATGGAGCGCCTGTTCGACTTCGACGCCATCCGCGCGCTGTTTTCGAAAGGTTTCCGCATGCGCTTCGACGGCATGAGCGCGGTCTCCGGCCCGTACGCCAAGGCCATCATCGAAGGCATGCTGGGCGCGCCGGCCGGCACCGTGATCAACGGCGAGCCGCGCGAGGACTTCGGCGGCCACCACCCGGACCCGAACCCGGTCAACGCCGCCGAACTGGTGGCGCTGATGGACGGCGCCGATGCGCCCGACTTCGGCGCCGCCTCGGACGGCGACGGCGACCGCAACATGATCGTCGGCCGCAGGCTGGCGGTGTCGCCGTCGGACAGCCTGGCCATCATCGCCGCCAACGCCACGCTGGCGCCGGGTTACCGCGCCGGCCTGACCGGCATCGCGCGCTCGATGCCGACCTCGCAGGCGGCCGACCGCGTGGCCGCGGCGCTGGGCATTCCCTGCTACGAGACGCCGACCGGCTGGAAGTACTTCGGTAACCTGCTCGACGCCGGCATGGCGACCCTGTGCGGCGAGGAAAGCTACGGCACCGGCTCCGACCACATCCGCGAAAAAGATGGCCTGTGGGCCGTGCTGTTCTGGCTGAACCTGCTGGCCGCGACCGGCAAGTCGGTCAACCAGCTGGTGGAGGAGCACTGGGCGCGCTTCGGCCGCAATTATTACTCGCGCCACGACTACGAAGCCGTCGACGCCGAGGCCGCCGACCAGATGATGGGGGCGCTGCGCGGCAAGCTGGCCGAGCTGCCGGGCCAGGACCTGGGCGGCTACACCGTGCAGCTGGCGGACGATTTCGTCTACACCGACCCGGTCGACAATTCGGTCGCCACGCGCCAGGGCGTGCGCATCGTCATGACCGACGGCTCGCGCGTCGTGCTGCGCCTGTCCGGCACCGGCACCGAGGGCGCCACCGTGCGCATCTACCTGGAGCGCTACGAAGCCGACCCGGCGCGCCACGGCCTGGACACGCAGGCCGCGCTGGCCCCGCTGATCGCCATCGCCGAGCAGCTGTCGGCACTCAAGGCGCGCACCGGCCGCCAGCAGCCGAGCGTCGTCACCTGA
- a CDS encoding alpha-amylase family glycosyl hydrolase — protein sequence MKYHALAVSLMLAFGAAAAQAPAPAASAPATPVPAPAQQGKPFTWENATVYFLLTDRFNNANPANDLAYGRKADAATARGFMGGDLAGVTAKIKEGYFTDLGVDAIWITPPVENIHGSTDEGTGKSYGFHGYWASDFTALDANLGSEQDMRELVDTAHAHGIRVLLDVVMNHTGPVTAQDPAWPASWVRTGPVCGFKTMRTTVECTLVKNLPDIRTDSNARVELPPTLVAKWKREGRYEREVKELDAFFQRTGYPRAPRYYLMKWHADWVRKYGFDGFRADTVKHTEPGVWKDLKQVAGAAYEAWKKGEAGQAAVKQIGDRPFFMTSEVYGYSINDGRKFAYDDGTKVDYFANGFDSMINFSMAGDARGGYEKLFAGYSNMLTGPLKGVSVLNYLDSHDDGNPFDALRQRPLEAANKLLLAPGQAQVYYGDESARVLKIDGAEGDANLRSFMNWDQLKANTRVGLHGAADVREHWARLGRFRHAHPAVGAGVHQMIAASPYTFKRTYANDGVTDRVVVALDLPPGAPASISVAGVFMDGQTVRDWYTGKSAVVKGGKVQFDAQAPVALIAQD from the coding sequence ATGAAATACCACGCACTCGCCGTCTCCCTGATGCTTGCCTTCGGCGCCGCCGCGGCGCAGGCGCCGGCCCCCGCGGCTTCGGCCCCGGCGACCCCGGTGCCGGCGCCGGCGCAACAAGGTAAACCGTTTACCTGGGAGAACGCGACCGTGTACTTCCTGCTGACCGACCGCTTCAACAACGCCAATCCGGCCAACGACCTGGCCTACGGGCGCAAGGCCGATGCGGCGACCGCGCGCGGCTTCATGGGCGGCGACCTGGCCGGCGTCACGGCCAAAATCAAGGAAGGGTATTTCACGGACCTGGGCGTGGATGCGATCTGGATCACCCCGCCGGTGGAAAACATCCACGGTTCCACCGACGAGGGCACCGGCAAGTCCTACGGTTTCCACGGCTACTGGGCCAGCGACTTCACCGCGCTCGACGCCAACCTCGGCAGCGAGCAGGACATGCGCGAGCTGGTCGACACCGCGCACGCGCACGGCATCCGCGTGCTGCTGGACGTGGTGATGAACCATACCGGCCCGGTCACCGCGCAAGACCCGGCCTGGCCGGCGTCCTGGGTGCGCACCGGGCCGGTGTGCGGCTTCAAGACCATGCGCACCACGGTCGAATGCACGCTGGTGAAGAACCTGCCGGACATCCGCACCGACAGCAATGCCAGGGTGGAGCTGCCGCCGACCCTGGTCGCCAAGTGGAAGCGCGAAGGCAGGTACGAGCGCGAAGTGAAGGAGCTGGACGCGTTCTTCCAGCGCACCGGCTACCCGCGCGCGCCGCGCTACTACCTGATGAAGTGGCACGCCGACTGGGTGCGCAAGTACGGCTTCGACGGCTTCCGCGCCGACACCGTCAAGCACACCGAACCGGGCGTGTGGAAAGACCTCAAGCAAGTGGCCGGCGCCGCCTACGAGGCGTGGAAGAAGGGCGAGGCCGGCCAGGCCGCCGTCAAGCAGATCGGCGACCGCCCGTTCTTCATGACGTCCGAGGTGTACGGCTACTCCATCAACGATGGCCGCAAGTTCGCCTACGACGACGGCACCAAGGTCGATTATTTCGCCAACGGCTTCGACAGCATGATCAATTTCAGCATGGCGGGCGATGCGCGCGGCGGCTACGAAAAGCTGTTCGCCGGGTACTCCAACATGCTGACCGGCCCTTTGAAAGGTGTCTCGGTACTCAACTACCTGGATTCGCACGACGACGGCAACCCGTTCGACGCGTTGCGCCAGCGTCCGCTGGAAGCCGCCAACAAGCTGCTGCTGGCGCCGGGCCAGGCCCAGGTCTACTACGGCGACGAAAGCGCGCGCGTGCTGAAGATCGACGGCGCCGAGGGCGACGCCAACCTGCGCTCGTTCATGAACTGGGACCAGTTGAAGGCCAACACGCGCGTCGGCCTGCACGGCGCGGCGGACGTGCGCGAGCACTGGGCGCGCCTGGGCCGCTTCCGCCACGCGCACCCGGCGGTGGGCGCCGGCGTGCACCAGATGATCGCGGCCAGTCCGTACACCTTCAAGCGCACCTATGCGAACGACGGCGTGACCGACCGCGTGGTGGTGGCGCTCGACCTGCCGCCGGGCGCACCGGCAAGCATTTCCGTGGCCGGCGTGTTCATGGACGGCCAGACCGTGCGCGACTGGTACACCGGCAAGAGCGCGGTGGTCAAGGGCGGCAAGGTGCAGTTCGACGCGCAGGCGCCGGTGGCGCTGATCGCGCAGGATTGA